Proteins encoded by one window of Sphingosinicella sp. BN140058:
- a CDS encoding Gfo/Idh/MocA family protein, which translates to MSLTRPRIGFLGVGWIGRHRMEAMLETGTIEAAAFADPSDDMAAEAAKLAPGAKRVEGLDGLLAEGLDGIVIATPSALHAEQSIRALEAGAAVFCQKPLGRTAAEAASVVAAARSANRLLAVDLSYRFTEGMKQIRGLLADGALGNVYAADLVFHNAYGPDKAWFYDPDLSGGGCVMDLGVHLVDLALWALDFPKVATVDAQLIAGGAPLSPGKVEDYAVAQIGLENGVSIRLACSWRLPAGREAVIEASFYGTQGGAALRNVGGSFYDFTAERFRDTTAETLAEPPESWGGRAAADWATRLSEGHAFDAEAERLVNVASVLDRIYGRSA; encoded by the coding sequence ATGTCTCTTACGCGTCCCCGCATCGGCTTTCTCGGCGTCGGCTGGATCGGCCGCCATCGCATGGAAGCGATGCTCGAAACCGGTACGATCGAGGCGGCCGCCTTTGCAGATCCTTCCGACGACATGGCCGCGGAGGCCGCCAAGCTGGCGCCGGGGGCGAAACGGGTCGAAGGCCTCGACGGCCTGCTCGCCGAGGGCCTCGACGGGATCGTCATCGCAACGCCGAGCGCTCTCCACGCCGAGCAATCGATTCGCGCGCTGGAAGCCGGCGCCGCGGTGTTCTGCCAGAAGCCGCTTGGCCGCACCGCCGCGGAAGCGGCGTCCGTGGTCGCGGCGGCCCGCTCGGCGAACCGGCTGCTCGCCGTCGATCTTTCCTACCGCTTCACGGAAGGAATGAAGCAGATCCGCGGGCTGCTCGCCGACGGCGCGCTCGGAAATGTCTACGCCGCCGATCTCGTCTTCCACAACGCTTACGGTCCCGACAAGGCCTGGTTCTACGATCCCGATCTGTCCGGCGGCGGCTGCGTCATGGATCTGGGAGTCCACCTGGTCGATCTCGCTCTGTGGGCGCTCGACTTTCCGAAGGTGGCCACGGTCGATGCCCAACTGATCGCCGGCGGAGCGCCGCTCTCGCCCGGCAAGGTCGAGGATTATGCGGTCGCGCAGATCGGTCTGGAAAACGGGGTTTCGATCCGGCTCGCATGCTCGTGGCGCCTTCCGGCCGGGCGCGAGGCAGTGATCGAAGCGTCCTTTTATGGCACGCAGGGCGGTGCCGCCTTGCGCAATGTCGGTGGATCCTTCTACGATTTCACCGCCGAGCGGTTCCGCGACACGACTGCCGAGACGCTTGCCGAGCCCCCTGAATCCTGGGGCGGACGTGCGGCGGCGGATTGGGCCACAAGGCTGTCCGAGGGCCACGCTTTCGATGCGGAGGCAGAACGACTCGTGAATGTCGCGTCCGTTCTGGACCGTATCTATGGTCGATCAGCCTGA
- a CDS encoding zinc-binding dehydrogenase — protein sequence MASLMRAAVVEGPGRLKVEQVNVPEPAAGQIRVRLEGCGVCASNLTPWEGPEWMQFPTEPGALGHEGWGIVDAIGEGVTDFAAGDRVAALSFKSYGEYDISEASAAVKLPEALAGQPFPGEPLGCAMNIFRRSDIAAGQTVAIVGIGFLGAILTRLATNAGARVIAISRRPYSLDVARRFGAAETIPMEDHWAIIEEVKRLTDGRLCDRVVEAVGKQWPLDLAGELVREGGKLIVAGYHQDGPRQVNMQMWNWKGIDVINAHERDPEVAMQGIRDAVDAVASGWLDPSSLYTHSYPLERLDEALNATRDRPDGFLKALVTV from the coding sequence TTGGCAAGTCTGATGCGGGCCGCGGTCGTTGAAGGACCGGGACGGCTCAAGGTCGAGCAGGTGAATGTTCCGGAGCCGGCGGCGGGGCAGATCCGCGTGCGGCTGGAAGGGTGCGGGGTGTGCGCGTCCAATCTGACGCCGTGGGAAGGTCCCGAGTGGATGCAGTTCCCCACCGAGCCGGGCGCGCTCGGTCATGAAGGCTGGGGCATCGTCGACGCGATCGGCGAAGGCGTGACCGATTTCGCGGCCGGCGACCGAGTCGCCGCGCTGTCGTTCAAGAGCTATGGCGAATATGACATCTCGGAGGCCTCGGCAGCGGTGAAGCTCCCCGAAGCGCTCGCGGGTCAGCCATTTCCCGGCGAGCCGCTCGGCTGTGCGATGAACATCTTTCGCCGCAGCGACATCGCCGCGGGGCAGACCGTCGCCATCGTCGGCATCGGCTTTCTCGGTGCGATCCTCACCCGCCTTGCCACCAATGCCGGCGCGCGCGTCATCGCGATCTCCCGCCGCCCCTACTCGCTGGACGTCGCCCGCCGCTTCGGCGCGGCCGAGACGATCCCGATGGAGGATCATTGGGCGATCATCGAAGAGGTGAAGCGGCTGACCGATGGCCGTCTGTGCGACCGTGTCGTCGAGGCGGTCGGCAAGCAATGGCCGCTCGATCTCGCCGGAGAGCTCGTCCGCGAAGGCGGCAAGCTGATCGTCGCAGGCTATCACCAGGATGGACCGCGCCAGGTCAACATGCAGATGTGGAACTGGAAGGGCATTGACGTGATCAATGCCCATGAACGCGATCCCGAAGTCGCCATGCAGGGCATACGTGACGCGGTCGACGCGGTCGCCTCCGGATGGCTCGATCCCTCGTCGCTCTACACCCACAGCTATCCGCTGGAGCGGCTGGACGAGGCCCTGAACGCCACCCGGGACCGGCCCGACGGCTTCCTCAAGGCGCTGGTGACGGTCTGA
- a CDS encoding DNA-deoxyinosine glycosylase: MDEVKRSFPPVLDARTRVLVLGSLPGELSLAAQRYYGNPRNHFWHLIGGVIEADLVSLPYPQRLERLLAAGIGLWDTIGAAKRRGSLDTAIREPVGNDVATLAAELPSLRAIGFNGAKSAAIGIPQLAQRGDLALLPLPSSSPAFTLPLTEKAVRWAVLRDYL; encoded by the coding sequence GTGGACGAAGTGAAGAGATCGTTCCCGCCCGTTCTGGATGCGCGCACCCGCGTGCTGGTGCTGGGCAGCCTTCCGGGCGAACTTTCGCTGGCCGCGCAACGTTACTACGGAAACCCGCGCAACCATTTCTGGCATCTGATCGGCGGTGTCATCGAAGCGGATTTGGTATCCCTGCCCTATCCGCAACGTCTGGAGCGCCTGCTCGCCGCCGGCATCGGACTTTGGGATACGATCGGCGCCGCCAAGCGCAGGGGCAGTCTCGACACCGCCATCCGCGAACCCGTCGGCAACGATGTCGCCACCCTGGCCGCAGAGCTTCCATCGCTGCGTGCGATCGGCTTCAACGGTGCGAAGTCCGCAGCCATCGGCATCCCCCAACTCGCCCAACGCGGCGATCTTGCGCTGCTGCCGCTGCCGTCGAGCAGCCCTGCCTTTACCCTGCCGTTGACCGAGAAGGCGGTGCGCTGGGCGGTTCTGCGGGATTATCTCTGA
- a CDS encoding TonB-dependent receptor, with product MMLLSGTTLLLLAGAARAQETPESASAHSEPNAVEQVATSGSASGSEEAQDFHADHTQQIVVTGFRRNREDVLSGTSVVSGVELIRDLRPTIGETLARQPGVSATSFGPNASRPVLRGFQGERVRILTDGIGSLDASNTSADHAVAVNPLTAERIEVLRGPAALLFGSSAIGGVVNVIDARIPRRVPDETAHIDGILTYGSAADERSANATIDVPVGGGFVLHADGNYSKTNDLEIGNYVLSKDLRVQAAASGDPAVRALADLRGRLPNSAAETSDVALGAAWISGENNVGFSINRYDSLYGVPIRYSLDPSIEPEAPRIDIKQTRVDGRLELDTGSGFVDSVRLRGGYSDYRHNELEDTGEIGTTFLTEGAEGRLEFVQSQRGGWGGGFGAQYFRRDLDVIGEEKFLPANRTSQFGLFTLQNYRSGPLRAEIGARYEHQRTSAEADADLGTPQRRRSFDAFSASTGANYEVAHGIRLGVNGSHTQRAPSAEELFANGPHAGTQSFEVGDPDLAKEKSWGLEGTLNVDGDGFNVTASVFRSWFSDYIFEQPTGEIEDGLPVFQIGQADATYSGVELEGSVRVAQLGAFAINLDGVADYVRATIKSVGPAPRIPPLRVLGGIEAQSETLQGRLEVEWTDGQDRLAENETPTDGFTLVNASLSWKPFETLPNTSVTVSANNIFDVDARRHASFLKDVAPLAGRDFRVSARLSF from the coding sequence ATGATGCTGCTTTCCGGCACGACCTTGCTTTTGCTGGCCGGCGCCGCACGGGCGCAGGAGACTCCCGAGTCCGCTTCTGCGCACAGTGAGCCGAACGCCGTGGAGCAGGTCGCCACCTCCGGCAGCGCATCCGGGTCGGAAGAGGCGCAGGATTTCCACGCCGATCACACCCAGCAGATCGTCGTGACCGGATTTCGGCGCAACCGGGAGGACGTGCTCTCCGGCACCTCGGTGGTCAGTGGCGTCGAACTCATCCGGGACCTTCGGCCAACCATCGGCGAGACATTGGCACGGCAGCCTGGAGTTTCGGCGACTTCGTTCGGTCCGAACGCCTCCCGTCCGGTTCTGCGCGGCTTCCAGGGTGAGCGGGTGCGGATCCTGACCGACGGCATCGGCAGCCTCGATGCGTCCAACACCAGCGCCGATCATGCGGTCGCCGTCAATCCGCTGACCGCCGAACGGATCGAAGTCCTGCGCGGGCCGGCCGCCCTTCTGTTCGGGTCCTCCGCGATCGGCGGCGTCGTCAACGTCATCGACGCCCGGATCCCGCGGCGGGTGCCCGACGAGACCGCCCATATCGACGGCATTCTGACCTACGGCTCCGCCGCGGACGAACGCTCGGCGAACGCCACCATCGACGTTCCCGTCGGCGGCGGCTTCGTGCTCCATGCGGACGGCAATTATTCGAAGACCAACGATCTCGAGATCGGCAATTACGTGCTGTCGAAGGATCTGCGCGTGCAGGCCGCCGCGAGCGGCGATCCTGCCGTGCGCGCACTCGCCGATCTTCGTGGCCGGCTGCCGAACAGCGCCGCCGAAACCTCCGATGTCGCGCTCGGCGCCGCCTGGATCTCGGGCGAGAACAATGTCGGCTTCTCGATCAACCGCTACGACAGCCTGTACGGCGTTCCGATCCGCTATTCGCTCGATCCGTCGATCGAGCCGGAGGCGCCGCGCATCGACATCAAGCAGACCCGCGTCGACGGACGCCTCGAGCTCGATACCGGCAGCGGCTTCGTCGACAGCGTCCGCCTGCGCGGCGGTTATTCCGACTACCGGCACAACGAGCTTGAAGACACGGGCGAGATCGGCACCACCTTCCTGACCGAGGGCGCCGAGGGCCGTCTCGAGTTCGTCCAGTCGCAGCGCGGCGGCTGGGGCGGCGGCTTCGGCGCGCAATATTTCCGCCGCGATCTCGACGTGATCGGCGAGGAGAAGTTCCTGCCGGCGAACCGAACCAGCCAATTCGGCCTGTTCACCCTGCAGAATTACCGCAGCGGTCCGCTCCGGGCCGAGATCGGCGCCCGCTACGAACATCAGCGGACCAGCGCCGAGGCCGATGCCGATCTCGGCACGCCGCAGCGCCGCCGCAGCTTCGATGCCTTTTCCGCGTCGACCGGCGCCAATTACGAGGTCGCCCACGGCATTCGGCTCGGCGTCAACGGCTCGCACACCCAGCGCGCACCTTCGGCGGAGGAATTGTTCGCCAACGGGCCGCATGCCGGCACCCAGAGCTTCGAGGTCGGCGATCCCGATCTTGCCAAGGAGAAGAGCTGGGGACTGGAAGGCACGCTGAACGTCGATGGCGACGGCTTCAACGTCACCGCGTCGGTGTTCCGCAGCTGGTTCAGCGACTACATCTTCGAACAGCCCACTGGCGAGATCGAGGACGGCCTGCCCGTTTTCCAGATCGGCCAGGCGGACGCGACCTATTCGGGTGTGGAGCTCGAAGGCTCGGTCCGGGTGGCGCAGCTCGGCGCATTCGCGATCAATCTCGACGGTGTCGCCGATTACGTCCGGGCGACGATCAAGTCGGTCGGCCCTGCCCCGCGCATCCCGCCGCTGCGCGTGCTCGGCGGCATCGAGGCGCAATCGGAGACGCTGCAGGGCCGGCTGGAGGTCGAGTGGACCGACGGGCAGGACCGCTTGGCCGAGAACGAGACTCCCACCGACGGCTTCACTCTGGTCAATGCGTCCTTGTCGTGGAAGCCGTTCGAGACCCTGCCGAACACCAGCGTCACGGTCTCCGCCAACAACATCTTCGACGTCGATGCGCGCCGGCATGCGAGCTTTTTGAAGGACGTGGCGCCGCTCGCGGGCCGTGATTTCCGGGTCAGCGCCAGGCTCAGCTTCTGA
- the bla gene encoding class A beta-lactamase gives MAKAHRRPGGRTFKVGRKGLLAALPLVAILAAAATYQPASPVQPWSAEQLSAQRALDAQIRAIGNTFNGDIGIAVKDVQTGWRTAFDGNTYFPQQSVSKFWVALTALDKADRGELSLTRPVTLTKSDITLFHQPVAAQIGPSGYTTTITSLMTRALQQSDNTCNDAVLWRAGGPEAVRAFLRNKGISGIRFGPGERLLQSEIAGLEWKQAYASNRGFYAARDALPLAKRRAAFEKYIASPMDGATPLGIVDALARLKRGELLSPASTDRLLSIMSNTKTGPQRLKGGLGAGWRLAHKTGTGQVLGSVQAGYNDIGILTAPDGHSYAVAVMIRRTSAPLAERMAAMQRTVRSVIAFHDQADDYRFAGSRQSGVDGTR, from the coding sequence ATGGCAAAGGCACATCGCCGTCCCGGCGGGCGGACGTTCAAGGTCGGGCGCAAGGGCCTGCTTGCCGCGCTGCCGCTGGTGGCCATCCTCGCCGCCGCAGCGACCTATCAACCCGCGTCGCCGGTTCAGCCTTGGAGCGCCGAGCAACTGAGTGCCCAGCGGGCGCTCGACGCGCAGATCCGCGCGATCGGCAACACGTTCAACGGCGACATCGGTATCGCCGTCAAAGACGTGCAGACCGGCTGGAGAACGGCGTTCGACGGCAACACCTATTTTCCGCAGCAAAGCGTTAGCAAATTCTGGGTCGCGCTCACCGCGCTCGACAAGGCGGATCGGGGCGAGCTCAGCCTCACCAGGCCGGTGACCCTGACCAAATCGGACATCACCTTGTTCCACCAGCCGGTCGCCGCGCAGATTGGGCCGAGCGGCTACACCACCACCATCACCTCGCTGATGACTCGCGCCCTGCAGCAGAGCGACAATACCTGCAACGATGCGGTGCTGTGGCGCGCCGGCGGGCCGGAGGCCGTTCGCGCCTTCCTCCGCAACAAGGGCATCAGCGGTATCCGCTTCGGACCCGGCGAGCGGCTACTGCAGAGCGAGATCGCCGGGCTGGAGTGGAAGCAGGCTTATGCGTCGAACCGCGGCTTCTACGCCGCGCGCGACGCCCTTCCGCTGGCCAAGCGCCGTGCCGCGTTCGAGAAATATATCGCCAGCCCGATGGACGGCGCGACCCCGCTCGGCATCGTCGATGCGCTTGCCCGCCTGAAACGCGGCGAACTCCTGTCGCCGGCCTCGACCGACCGGCTGCTGTCGATCATGTCCAACACCAAAACCGGGCCGCAGCGCCTCAAGGGCGGCCTCGGTGCGGGCTGGCGGCTGGCACACAAGACCGGCACCGGTCAGGTGCTCGGCAGCGTCCAGGCGGGCTATAACGACATCGGCATCCTCACCGCGCCCGATGGCCATTCCTACGCCGTCGCGGTGATGATCCGCCGCACCTCGGCGCCGCTGGCCGAACGCATGGCGGCGATGCAGCGCACTGTCCGCAGCGTCATCGCCTTCCACGACCAGGCCGACGATTATCGCTTCGCCGGCAGCCGCCAGAGCGGGGTCGACGGTACGCGCTGA
- the paaE gene encoding 1,2-phenylacetyl-CoA epoxidase subunit PaaE — protein MSVTFHSLEVAEVIPETADARSIRFAVPEDLREAFRFRPGQHLTLRADIGGEDVRRNYSLCVSPGEGALKVTVKRIAGGLFSNWLNDHVRPGDRLDVMEPHGSFTWNFKGDAANHYVGFAGGSGITPVLSLLKTALGEEPASRFTLLYGNRDSQSVIFLEELAGLKNRFMGRLEIHHFLAEESEDIELFNGMLDRAKCDEILTHLVDPDAVAAFFICGPGPMMDAAEAALQARGVAAEKIHIERFTAGRASAAIEAQIQALQKEAQGLTMLVTLDGRKRRVPFSAEAGNILDSARAAGLLAPFACKAGVCATCRARVVSGEVEMAARYGLTDEEVAAGYVLTCQSVPAGEDVELDYDA, from the coding sequence ATGAGCGTCACCTTTCACAGCCTGGAAGTGGCGGAGGTGATCCCGGAGACCGCCGACGCCCGATCGATCCGGTTCGCGGTGCCGGAGGATCTGCGCGAAGCCTTCCGGTTCCGCCCGGGCCAGCATCTTACCTTGCGCGCCGACATCGGCGGCGAGGACGTGCGGCGAAATTATTCGCTGTGCGTGTCCCCCGGGGAGGGCGCGCTCAAGGTCACCGTCAAGCGCATCGCCGGCGGCCTCTTCTCCAACTGGCTCAACGATCATGTCCGCCCCGGCGATCGTCTCGACGTTATGGAGCCGCACGGATCCTTCACCTGGAATTTCAAGGGCGACGCCGCCAACCATTATGTCGGCTTCGCCGGCGGCTCCGGCATCACCCCAGTGCTCTCGCTGCTCAAGACGGCCCTGGGCGAGGAGCCGGCGAGCCGGTTCACGCTCCTCTACGGCAATCGCGACAGCCAGTCGGTGATCTTCCTCGAGGAACTGGCGGGGCTCAAGAACCGCTTCATGGGCCGCCTCGAGATCCACCATTTCCTCGCCGAGGAATCGGAGGACATCGAATTGTTCAACGGCATGCTCGATCGCGCCAAATGCGACGAGATCCTGACCCATCTCGTCGATCCCGACGCGGTCGCCGCCTTCTTCATCTGCGGCCCCGGCCCGATGATGGACGCCGCCGAGGCCGCCCTGCAGGCGCGGGGCGTTGCGGCGGAGAAGATCCATATCGAGCGGTTCACCGCCGGCCGCGCGTCGGCTGCGATCGAGGCGCAGATACAGGCGCTGCAGAAAGAGGCGCAGGGCCTGACGATGCTGGTGACGCTCGACGGGCGCAAGCGGCGGGTGCCGTTCAGCGCCGAGGCCGGCAACATCCTCGACAGCGCCCGCGCGGCCGGGCTGCTGGCGCCGTTCGCGTGCAAGGCGGGGGTCTGCGCGACCTGCCGGGCGCGGGTGGTCAGCGGCGAGGTGGAGATGGCGGCGCGCTACGGCCTCACCGACGAGGAGGTCGCCGCGGGCTATGTCCTGACCTGCCAGTCGGTGCCCGCCGGCGAAGATGTCGAACTGGATTACGACGCGTAG
- the paaD gene encoding 1,2-phenylacetyl-CoA epoxidase subunit PaaD produces MAETDGSRIAAISAVVASVADPEIPVLSILDLGIVRAVEEDRVVLTPTYTGCPATHVIERDVRDALDAAGYRSVRIETILSPAWTTDWITAEGRAKLHAYGIAPPDPGARTATCPQCGSRHTEEISRFGSTPCKALWRCRDCAEPFDLFKCH; encoded by the coding sequence TTGGCGGAAACGGATGGGAGTCGGATCGCGGCCATCAGCGCCGTGGTCGCCTCCGTCGCCGACCCGGAGATTCCCGTCCTTTCCATCCTCGATCTCGGCATCGTCCGCGCGGTCGAGGAGGATCGGGTGGTGCTGACGCCGACCTATACCGGCTGCCCCGCAACCCATGTGATCGAACGCGACGTCCGCGATGCGCTCGATGCGGCGGGCTACCGATCGGTGCGCATCGAGACGATCCTGTCGCCGGCCTGGACGACCGACTGGATCACCGCCGAAGGTCGGGCAAAGCTTCATGCCTACGGCATCGCACCGCCCGATCCAGGCGCGCGCACCGCCACATGCCCGCAATGCGGATCGCGCCACACAGAGGAGATCAGTCGCTTCGGGTCGACGCCGTGCAAGGCGCTCTGGCGCTGCCGCGACTGTGCCGAGCCGTTCGACCTCTTCAAATGCCATTGA
- the paaC gene encoding 1,2-phenylacetyl-CoA epoxidase subunit PaaC produces MASLPPIDLPPGATGAGSFDAPTTETDGGILFDYLLRLGDDSLILGQRLSAWTGHAPSVEVDLSLANIALDLVGQATHFLNHAGEIEGRGRDGDSLAFGRDVLDFRNCWLVEQPNGDFAQTMARQLLFSTWQKALFDALTQSAEPTIAAVAEKAVKEVSYHQELAAEWVIRLGDGTEESRRRMQDGIDWMWRFVPELFEMDDAATFLADRGIGADLGALRLDYDRRIDAVLTEATLTRPRDQRPILGGRRGHHSEHLGHLLCTMQFLPRTYPDATW; encoded by the coding sequence ATGGCCTCGCTTCCTCCCATCGATCTGCCGCCAGGCGCGACCGGCGCCGGATCGTTCGACGCGCCGACGACGGAAACGGACGGCGGCATCCTGTTCGACTATCTGCTGCGGCTCGGCGACGACAGCCTGATCCTGGGGCAGCGGCTCAGCGCGTGGACGGGGCACGCGCCCTCGGTCGAGGTCGATCTCAGCCTCGCCAACATCGCCCTCGACCTCGTCGGTCAGGCAACGCACTTCCTCAACCATGCGGGCGAGATCGAGGGCAGGGGCCGCGACGGCGACTCGCTCGCCTTCGGCCGCGACGTGCTCGATTTCCGCAATTGCTGGCTCGTCGAGCAGCCGAACGGGGACTTCGCGCAGACGATGGCGCGGCAATTGCTGTTCTCGACCTGGCAGAAGGCGCTTTTCGACGCGCTCACGCAATCCGCCGAACCGACCATCGCCGCAGTCGCGGAAAAAGCGGTGAAGGAAGTCTCCTATCATCAGGAGCTTGCCGCCGAATGGGTGATCCGCCTCGGTGACGGCACCGAGGAGAGCCGGCGTCGGATGCAGGACGGCATCGATTGGATGTGGCGCTTCGTCCCCGAATTGTTCGAGATGGACGACGCTGCGACCTTTCTCGCCGATCGCGGCATCGGTGCCGACCTCGGCGCGCTCCGCCTGGACTATGATCGCAGGATCGATGCGGTGCTCACCGAGGCGACGCTCACACGGCCGCGCGACCAGCGCCCGATCCTCGGCGGCCGGCGCGGCCACCATAGCGAGCATCTCGGCCATCTTCTCTGCACCATGCAGTTCCTGCCGCGCACCTATCCGGATGCGACATGGTGA
- the paaB gene encoding 1,2-phenylacetyl-CoA epoxidase subunit PaaB, with protein sequence MAGDWPLWEVFVRSRGGLSHRHVGSVHAPDPEIALRHARDTYTRRMEGVSLWVVPSAQIVASDPADDAAMFDPAADKVYRHPTFYSIPDDVTHI encoded by the coding sequence ATGGCTGGCGATTGGCCGCTCTGGGAAGTGTTCGTGCGGTCGCGCGGCGGGCTCTCCCATCGTCACGTCGGCTCGGTTCACGCACCCGATCCGGAGATCGCCCTTCGCCATGCCCGCGACACCTATACGCGGCGGATGGAAGGGGTGAGCCTCTGGGTGGTGCCGTCCGCGCAGATCGTCGCGTCCGATCCAGCCGACGACGCCGCGATGTTCGATCCGGCCGCCGACAAGGTCTACCGCCATCCGACCTTCTATTCGATCCCGGACGACGTGACGCACATCTGA